One genomic window of bacterium includes the following:
- the pilM gene encoding type IV pilus assembly protein PilM yields the protein MTNFVGLDIGNYKIKISQIEWRKGKPVLIALGETDTPNGTMGSDDENQQKLLASKIEELFHESKVNTRKVVAALPEISVTSRLEIGFPKLEEDALNEAIIYEAKKYISYPLEEMQIDKMIIGERDVNNEKKLDIFWVATSKSNVNRFIKICKYADLEILALETESIATARTIKNFSQQGEVVVIVDVGSNGTEISVARDGILLSSQTVGIGSDAITRTIENSFGIDYIKAEEIKRTYGMNKEVVNGKIADVIEPAVNLMFVEINKTINFFKARLPEAVPTRIFYVGDGSRMPGLIDASNTSLNIPSFLLNSFKGLSLSSNLKDRIKSYSGIGFNVSVGLGLKVDN from the coding sequence ATGACAAATTTCGTAGGTCTAGATATAGGCAATTACAAAATCAAAATATCGCAAATAGAATGGAGAAAGGGAAAGCCAGTTCTTATAGCTCTTGGCGAAACTGATACTCCGAATGGCACTATGGGATCTGATGATGAGAATCAACAGAAACTGCTTGCGAGTAAAATCGAGGAATTATTTCATGAAAGCAAAGTCAACACAAGAAAAGTTGTTGCAGCTTTGCCTGAGATATCAGTAACTTCCAGATTGGAAATAGGATTCCCAAAGCTAGAGGAAGATGCTTTGAATGAAGCGATTATCTACGAAGCAAAGAAATATATATCTTATCCATTGGAAGAAATGCAGATAGATAAGATGATTATTGGAGAAAGGGATGTAAATAACGAAAAGAAACTTGATATTTTTTGGGTTGCAACTTCAAAATCAAATGTAAATAGATTTATAAAGATTTGTAAGTATGCAGATTTAGAAATCTTGGCACTTGAGACTGAATCTATCGCCACTGCACGTACCATAAAGAATTTTTCTCAACAAGGTGAAGTTGTTGTTATAGTAGATGTTGGGTCCAATGGCACGGAAATTTCTGTTGCCCGTGATGGTATTTTGCTTTCATCGCAAACTGTAGGGATAGGATCTGATGCAATAACTAGAACTATAGAAAATTCCTTTGGTATTGATTATATTAAAGCAGAAGAGATAAAGAGGACTTATGGCATGAATAAAGAAGTTGTGAATGGGAAAATTGCAGACGTGATAGAACCTGCCGTAAATCTTATGTTTGTTGAAATAAATAAAACAATAAATTTTTTCAAAGCTCGCCTGCCAGAGGCTGTGCCTACTAGGATTTTTTATGTTGGAGATGGAAGTAGAATGCCTGGTCTTATTGATGCTTCAAATACTTCACTAAATATCCCATCATTTTTACTCAACTCTTTCAAAGGTCTGTCTTTAAGTTCTAACCTAAAAGATAGAATAAAGAGCTATTCTGGTATTGGTTTTAATGTTTCGGTAGGACTGGGTTTGAAAGTTGATAATTAA